A genomic window from Glycine soja cultivar W05 chromosome 10, ASM419377v2, whole genome shotgun sequence includes:
- the LOC114371314 gene encoding uncharacterized protein LOC114371314, translating to MSDKKGSTSNHGLNLNIPPPRVANQIPDSPTRLPIAPPTSPTSSCVSSELSLDDNSSSSSNNNNNRGCTRSPEDISMVLVGCSRCLMYMMVNEGEPNGGVNIDDNCGFGEDGSRCIGGDRGSSVSAYGYGGGGSGADGGGGNSDSGADDNVGGG from the exons ATGAGCGATAAAAAAGGAAGCACTTCAAACCATGGCTTGAATTTGAACATACCCCCACCAAGGGTTGCCAATCAGATACCTGATTCACCAACTCGATTACCAATAGCGCCACCAACATCACCAACAAGCTCATGTGTGTCCAGCGAACTAAGCCTAGATGacaacagcagcagcagcagcaacaacaacaacaatcgcGGCTGCACTCGGAGCCCTGAAGACATTTCCATGGTGCTAGTAGGGTGTTCTCGCTGCCTTATGTATATGATGGTCAATGAGGGTGAACCCAA TGGTGGTGTCAATATTGATGACAATTGTGGTTTTGGGGAGGATGGTAGTCGTTGCATAGGTGGTGATCGTGGTAGTAGTGTCAGTGCATATGGTTATGGTGGTGGCGGTAGCGGTGCCGATGGTGGTGGTGGCAATAGCGATAGCGGTGCCGATGATAATGTTGGTGGTGGTTGA